AAAAACTTTATTGAAGCGAAAACGACTAAGCTGTTCTAAAGCAGTCGAACCTACGATTGCTTTCGTCGATAATTTTAATGAACCACCTAAGATGATGGTGTTGACGTTTAAATCACCTAGCTTGGCGGCGTGATGCACAGAGTTCGTAACAACAGTAATCTTTTTGCCTGATAAAAAGGGCAGCATTTCTAGAGTGGTAGAACCAGCGTCTAAATAGATAACATCGCCATCTTGAACAAATGAACTCGCCAATTTAGCGATCATCTGTTTTTCTTGCGTGTTTTTGACTGATTTTTCCGTCATGTCTTGTTCGAAACCCAAATTCAAGATCCGTTTGGCGCCACCGTGAACACGCTCTAAAAATTCAGCTTCTTCCAATTCCTTTAAATCCCGTCGAATCGTTGATTCTGATGCATCTAATAAAAGAGCCAAATCTTGTGATTTTACAATTGGTTGTTGGTCAAGTAACCGCAAAATTGCTTGATGTCTTTCTTCTGTAAGCATTTTCACACCTCTTTCATTGAACATAATAGCACACTCAAATTCGTTATGCAATCAAAAACGGTCAAAAACAGTCAGAAAGATTCTTGAACCTTCAAAATGTTGGCAAGAGCCAAATCTATTATTTGACAAGAGCACGGGTTCTTGGCTTAATGTAGATAACAAAATCGGAGGGATGAGTATGGGAGATCGTACGATATTGCAAGGATTTGAATGGTATTTACCAGCAGACGGCCTTCACTGGCAACGAGTGAAGGAGCTGGCAGAAAAACTACATAAATCGGGATTCAACGGTATTTGGCTGCCGCCAGCTTATAAAGGAGCAAATGGGATCAACGATGTTGGTTATGCTCCGTATGATTTATACGATTTGGGTGAATTTGATCAGAAAGGGACGATCTCAACAAAATATGGTACTAAGAATGATTATTTAGCGTGTATCAAATCATTAAAAGAAGCTGGAATCGAAGTATATGCTGATATTGTATTTGATCATTTTATAGGCGCTGATGAGGAAGAAAACGTCTCTGCTATAAAATACCTTCCAGAAAATCGTAATGAAAAAATCAGTGGTGAAGAAGAAATCACGGCGTGGACGAAGTTTACGTTTCCAGGAAGAAAACAAATGTACAATGATTATATCTGGACATGGCGAAATTTTTCAGGTGTGGATTTTGATGATCGCCGTAAGGACCATGGGATTTTTAATTTTGACGGAAAAGGCTGGAAAGACGATGTTGATAAGGAAAATGGCAATTATGATTACTTGATGGGCTGTAATTTAGACTTGTCTTACCCTGAAACAGTCCAGCAGCTTAATAAATGGGGACAATGGTATCAAGCGTTGACTGATGTTGATGGATATCGTTTGGATGCAGTAAAGCATATTCAGTTTGACTATTTCGTCGACTGGTTACTAAATAGAAGAAAAGAAAAAGGGAAGGATCTATTTGTAGTTGGAGAATATTGGAATGGCGATATAGAAAAATTACTCAATTATATCGATCAATCCGGCGCATTGATTTCTTTATTTGATGTTCCGTTACATTATCATTTGTATGAAGCGGCTAATTCAAATGGTCAATATGATATGCGGAATATTTTTGAAGGAACGTTAGTAAAAGAGCGTCCGGAGTGGGCGGTGACATTTGTCGATAACCATGATACTCAAAAAGGTCAAAGTTTGGAGTCATGGGTCGACGGCTGGTTTAAAGTTCATGCCTATGCATTGATTCTCTTGCGTAAGTCTGGAACACCTGTCGTCTTTTGGGGGGATCTTTTTGGAATTCCCAGCGAAAATGTAGAGCCCGTTGGCACAAAACTGAACTTGTTGTTAAAAATCCGAGAATCTTTAGCTTATGGTAATGAGCTGGACTATTTTGATGATCCAAATGTTGTTGGCTGGGTCAGAACGGGGGTTTTTGAAAACGAACAATCAGGTTTTGCTGTGATTATGACCAATGCTCAGTCTGGACAAAAGAATATGACGATCAGTGGGATTCATGCTGGAAAGACTTTCATCGATATTCTCGGAAATAATGCGGCAAAAATCATATTAGATGAAAAAGGGGCTGGAGATTTTCCTGTCAATGGTGGTGAGGTTTCCATCTATGTAAATGAAGAAATGGCTAAAAAAATAATGCATGAGTAAATGGGCCAACTATAAGTTGCTTTGTACTAGTGGATCAATTTTGACAAAAGTATTTTAGAAAAGTAGAGATTCCTCATAATCAGATAGAATGTTTCCATAGAATATGCTAAAGTTAATAAGTACTAAAAAAGCATTAAAAAGGAGAATGGAAATGAAAAAAATGAAATTGGGGCTTGTTTTTGTTGTTATGGGAATGTTATTTATTAGTGGATGTGGAAACACAAGTACCAAATCAGCGAGTAGCGATGCTAGCAGCAGTAGTCAAAAAGAAAGTTCAGAGACTTCTACTAGTGAGGTGTTAGAATCTTCTTCAAGTGAGAGTCTTGAAAAGACAGATGAATCAGGCAACTCTAAAACCTTTAAATTGCTGATCGAAGGCGCTCAATCACAGGTTCCTAATTTGAAAAAGCAATATGAAGGGATGTACTCGGATATTTCAATCACTGAGGGAGAAGACAGTACGATCGTTTATACGTACACATTTGCAGAACAATCTGTTGCGGAAGTTGATGCAGAAGCATTAAAGCCAACTTTAGTCAAAGGTCTAAAACCAGTGATCGATGGAGCGAAGTCGATCATCCCGGATGTTAAAATTCGAGCGATATTCTTAAATCCTGATGGTAGTGAAGTTCTTAATCTATTGATCACACAGGAAGATACAGATAGCGTTACCACTGAAGAGTAACAAATAATAATACATTTTAATCATGTTAAATTCTGCTGAACTGATCGAACCTATTGGGAATAATCAGTTCAGCTTTTGCGTTTTTTTTGGTATAATAGATAAGATTGAAAAAAGAGAGAGGACGTTGATGATGGCACAAGAAAACGCCTTGATCCAAGGTATGAATCCAAAGCAAAAAGAAGCTGTTTTGCATACAGAAGGCCCTTTATTAGTTATGGCTGGAGCAGGAAGTGGAAAGACGAGAGTTTTGACTCATCGTATCGCTTACCTGATCGAAGAAAAAGATGTGAATCCCTGGAATATTTTAGCGATCACATTCACCAATAAAGCCGCAAAAGAAATGCGGGAACGGGTAGGAAAATTACTTGAAACTGGCGGCAATGACGTTTGGGTTTCAACTTTCCACTCGATGTGTGTTCGGATTTTACGTAGAGATGTAGACCATATTGGCTACAATCGCAATTTTACGATCATCGATACCTCTGAACAGCGGACATTGATGAAACGAATTTTGAATGAGCTGAATATCGATGTGAAAAAATACGATCCACGCTCCATTCTAGGGACGATCAGTAACGCAAAAAATGAATTACAGACACCGGAAAAAGTGGAAGAGCTGCAAGGCACACCTTATGAAGAGGTCGTAGCTAAGTGCTATAAAATGTACCAAAAAGAACTAAGAAATAATCAATGTATGGATTTTGATGACTTGATCATGAACACGATTCGCCTGTTCAATGAGCATCCTGATTCTCTTGAATACTATCAAAATAAATTTCACTATATCCATGTGGATGAGTACCAAGATACCAACCATGCGCAATATACCTT
This sequence is a window from Enterococcus wangshanyuanii. Protein-coding genes within it:
- a CDS encoding alpha-amylase → MGDRTILQGFEWYLPADGLHWQRVKELAEKLHKSGFNGIWLPPAYKGANGINDVGYAPYDLYDLGEFDQKGTISTKYGTKNDYLACIKSLKEAGIEVYADIVFDHFIGADEEENVSAIKYLPENRNEKISGEEEITAWTKFTFPGRKQMYNDYIWTWRNFSGVDFDDRRKDHGIFNFDGKGWKDDVDKENGNYDYLMGCNLDLSYPETVQQLNKWGQWYQALTDVDGYRLDAVKHIQFDYFVDWLLNRRKEKGKDLFVVGEYWNGDIEKLLNYIDQSGALISLFDVPLHYHLYEAANSNGQYDMRNIFEGTLVKERPEWAVTFVDNHDTQKGQSLESWVDGWFKVHAYALILLRKSGTPVVFWGDLFGIPSENVEPVGTKLNLLLKIRESLAYGNELDYFDDPNVVGWVRTGVFENEQSGFAVIMTNAQSGQKNMTISGIHAGKTFIDILGNNAAKIILDEKGAGDFPVNGGEVSIYVNEEMAKKIMHE
- a CDS encoding DeoR/GlpR family DNA-binding transcription regulator, producing MLTEERHQAILRLLDQQPIVKSQDLALLLDASESTIRRDLKELEEAEFLERVHGGAKRILNLGFEQDMTEKSVKNTQEKQMIAKLASSFVQDGDVIYLDAGSTTLEMLPFLSGKKITVVTNSVHHAAKLGDLNVNTIILGGSLKLSTKAIVGSTALEQLSRFRFNKVFMGMNGAHPEFGLTTPDPEEAALKQLAITHAEEAYVLIDQTKLNKITFTKVTDLEAVSILTNQCSPDILEQFQKKTTIKEAKK